One Setaria viridis chromosome 3, Setaria_viridis_v4.0, whole genome shotgun sequence DNA window includes the following coding sequences:
- the LOC117849717 gene encoding protease Do-like 2, chloroplastic: MACVAALVASPALLAFPSTASYCSCRLRLRPAVVARAPRQQQPRGRRALRRFDEVEGVSKKRRGIGGGAGGAVGSQASSPRRDRGLAVDFKESQVAEFDDLEEDKFLNAVVKVYCTHIAPDYGLPWQKQRQHSSSGSAFMIGDGKLLTNAHCVEHDTQVKVKRRGDDKKYIAKVLARGIECDLALLSVENEEFWRGTEALSFGRLPCLQDSVTVVGYPLGGDTISVTKGVVSRIEVTPYAHGTSDLLGIQIDAAINPGNSGGPAFNEQGECIGVAFQVYRSDEAENIGYVIPTTVVSHFLNDFQKNGKYTGFPCLGVLLQKLENPALRESLKVPSSEGVLVRRVEPTAPASSVLRKGDVIVSFDGVAVGCEATVPFRSTERIAFRYLTSQKYAGDIAQLGIIRDGNSMKVQTILQPRKHLVPFHVEGGQPSYLIVAGLVFTPLTEPFIEEECEDTLGLKLLAKARYSLATFEGEQIVIVSQVLAHEVNIGYEHMGNQQLIKLNGTAVKNIHHLAHLVDTCKDKFLTFEFEDDFLVVLNREEATAASSDILKEHAIPSVRSSDLSEPYVETKTEVQKTSEDFGESPVTNFEMGIDCLLWA; encoded by the exons ATGGCGTGCGTCGCCGCGCTCGTCGCCTCCCCGGCGCTCCTCGCCTTCCCCTCCACCGCCTCGTACTGCTcgtgccgcctccgcctccgccccgccgtcgtcgcccgcgcgccgcgccagcagcagccgcgAGGCCGGCGCGCGCTCCGGCGCTTCGACGAG GTGGAGGGGGTGTCGAAGAAGCGGCGCGGCatcggaggaggagccggcggcgctgTGGGGTCGCAGGCGTCGTCTCCGCGAAGGGACAGGGGGCTCGCCGTCGACTTCAAGGAGTCGCAG GTTGCTGAGTTTGATGATCTTGAAGAGGACAAATTCCTTAATGCTGTTGTCAAG GTCTATTGCACTCATATCGCACCCGATTATGGTCTGCCTTGGCAGAAGCAAAGGCAACATTCAAGCAGTGGGAG TGCTTTTATGATTGGTGATGGCAAACTCTTGACGAATGCACATTGCGTTGAGCATGACACCCAG GTCAAAGTAAAGAGAAGAGGAGATGACAAAAAGTATATTGCCAAG GTTTTAGCTAGGGGCATCGAATGCGACCTTGCATTGCTGTCTGTGGAGAACGAGGAGTTCTGGAGAGGAACAGAGGCACTTTCTTTTGGGCGTTTACCATGCCTTCAG GATTCGGTAACTGTTGTTGGATATCCTCTTGGTGGAGACACAATATCTGTAACAAAAGGCGTTGTATCACGCATTGAG GTCACTCCATATGCACATGGGACATCAGATCTTCTTGGCATTCAAATTGACGCAGCCATAAATCCTG GAAACAGTGGTGGACCAGCCTTTAATGAACAAGGGGAGTGTATTGGTGTGGCATTTCAG GTGTACAGGTCAGATGAAGCTGAAAATATTGGATATGTTATTCCAACTACAGTTGTATCCCATTTCTTAAATGATTTTCAGAAAAATGGAAAGTACACAG GATTTCCTTGCTTGGGTGTCTTACTTCAAAAATTGGAAAATCCGGCGTTGCGTGAAAGCTTAAAAGTACCTTCAAGTGAG GGTGTTCTTGTTCGTCGGGTTGAGCCTACTGCTCCAGCAAGCAGTGTTTTGCGAAAG GGAGATGTAATAGTTAGCTTTGATGGTGTCGCAGTAGGATGTGAAGCAACAGTACCTTTTCGGTCCACGGAGCGGATTGCTTTCCGCTATCTCACAAGCCAAAA GTATGCAGGTGATATTGCTCAGCTTGGAATAATTCGGGATGGAAATTCCATGAAAGTCCAAACTATTTTGCAGCCAAGAAAACATTTA GTGCCGTTTCACGTCGAAGGGGGCCAACCTTCTTATCTGATAGTTGCCGGCCTTGTATTCACACCTTTAACAGAACCATTTATAGA GGAGGAGTGTGAAGATACACTTGGG TTGAAATTGTTGGCAAAAGCACGTTACTCTCTAGCAACCTTTGAGGGGGAGCAAATTGTTATTGTATCACAG GTTTTGGCACACGAGGTCAACATCGGTTATGAACATATGGGCAATCAACAA CTCATAAAACTAAATGGAACTGCCGTAAAGAACATCCACCACCTTGCTCATCTTGTGGACA CTTGTAAAGACAAGTTCCTGACGTTCGAATTTGAGGATGACTTCCTCGTTGTTTTGAATCGGGAAGAAGCGACCGCTGCATCGTCAGACATTCTCAAGGAACATGCCATCCCCTCTGTACGGTCATCTGATCTATCTGAGCCATACGTAGAAACGAAGACTGAGGTCCAAAAAACAAGCGAAGATTTCGGTGAAAGTCCCGTCACAAACTTCGAAATGGGAATTGATTGCCTCTTGTGGGCTTGA